In the genome of Molothrus aeneus isolate 106 chromosome 5, BPBGC_Maene_1.0, whole genome shotgun sequence, one region contains:
- the NPTXR gene encoding neuronal pentraxin receptor, producing the protein MLAFLGAIICIIASVHPAGTAAPAAAADNDSAAAALLPAADKGLGALHGPAEALASAGPRLPGGPPLFSRFVCTPLSTECPATGTGTSAGSAAGPEELLALRSAAAQLRRTALEQKERIRMDQETIRELTGKLSRCEGGLRSPPGAAPPAAAGLRAAPRPGTMGHPPDEPPAVRELEEAVRTLQDRIDRIEQELPARTNGSAPTAPALARDALHTKMEQLEEQLLSKILTLQKERQAASTDRSQQQHNIEKELSSLQNRVTELEHGPLGYSPPDAFKVTIPVQNNYMYARVKKSLPELYAFTICMWLKSKALAGIGTPFSYSVPSQANEIVLLEWGSNPLELLINDKVAQLPLSLKDKAWHHVCVAWTTRDGKWSAYQDGEQRGAGENLASWHSIRPQGVIILGQEQDTLGGRFDATQAFVGELAQFGVWDHMLAPAEILALANCTSHLQGNVIQWDDQAVEVFGGASKAGFAACEEGRKA; encoded by the exons ATGCTGGCTTTCCTCGGGGCCATCATCTGCATCATCGCCAGCGTCCACCCGGCCGGcaccgccgcgcccgccgccgccgccgacAATGActcggccgccgccgccctcctGCCCGCCGCCGACAAGGGGCTGGGAGCGCTGCACGGCCCCGCCGAGGCGCTGGCCAGCGCCGGGCCGCGCCTGCCGGGGGGGCCGCCGCTCTTCAGCCGCTTCGTCTGCACCCCGCTGAGCACCGAGTGCCCGgccaccggcaccggcacctccgccggcagcgccgccggccCCGAGGAGCTGCTGGCGCTGCGGAGCGCGGCGGCCCAGCTGCGCCGCACGGCGCTGGAGCAGAAGGAGCGGATCCGCATGGACCAGGAGACCATCCGGGAGCTCACGGGCAAGCTCAGCCGCTGCGAGGGCGGCCTGCGGAGCCCCCCGGGTGCcgctccccccgccgccgccgggctccgcgccgccccgcgccccggcaCCATGGGCCACCCTCCCGACGAGCCGCCCGCCGTgcgggagctggaggaggctgtcCGCACCCTCCAGGACCGAATCGACCGGATAGAG caggagctgccagcccgCACCAATGGCTCAGCACCCACTGCCCCGGCCCTTGCCCGTGATGCCCTCCACACCAagatggagcagctggaggagcagctcctttCCAAGATCCTGACCCTGCAGAAGGAGCGCCAGGCCGCCAGCACTGACCgtagccagcagcagcacaacatCGAGAAGGAGCTGAGCTCCCTCCAGAACCGGGTGACGGAGCTGGAGCATG GACCACTGGGCTACAGCCCTCCTGATGCCTTCAAGGTGACCATCCCTGTGCAGAACAACTACATGTATGCTCGTGTGAAGAAGAGCCTGCCAGAGCTGTACGCCTTCACCATCTGCATGTGGCTGAAGTCCAAGGCCCTGGCAGGCATTGGCACCCCCTTCTCCTACTCTGTCCCGAGCCAAGCCAACGAGATTGTGCTGTTGGAGTGGGGCTCTAaccccctggagctgctcatcAATGACAAG GTTGCCCAGCTGCCGCTGAGTCTGAAGGACAAGGCCTGGCACCACGTTTGTGTGGCATGGACCACCCGGGACGGCAAGTGGTCAGCGTACCAGGATGGGGAGCAGCGGGGTGCCGGTGAGAACCTGGCCTCCTGGCATTCCATCAGGCCCCAGGGCGTCATCATCCTGGGTCAGGAGCAG GACACCCTGGGGGGACGCTTTGATGCCACACAGGCCTTCGTGGGAGAGCTGGCGCAGTTTGGCGTGTGGGACCACATGCTGGCACCAGCAGAGATCCTGGCCTTGGCTAACTGCACCTCCCACCTCCAAGGGAATGTGATCCAGTGGGATGACCAGGCGGTGGAGGTCTTTGGAGGTGCCAGCAAGGCAGGCTTTGCCGCCTgcgaggaagggaggaaggcaTGA